A region from the Benincasa hispida cultivar B227 chromosome 10, ASM972705v1, whole genome shotgun sequence genome encodes:
- the LOC120088654 gene encoding pentatricopeptide repeat-containing protein At4g14170-like produces the protein MLQFCIRSSIVSPFPFISQITRFQYRHFHQPIFVSALQSPFPLPRSTEPNSSIHINLLTLCSNAQSLPQTKQLHALCLLNGLLPRSVSLCSSLILNYAKFQHPESFCSLFHQTVQNCRTAFLWNTLIRAHSIAGNGTRDGFETYNRMVRVGVQLDDHTFPFLLKLCSDSFDIWKGMEVHGVVFKLGFDTDVYVGNTLLMLYGNCRFLNDARRVFDEMPERDVVSWNTIIGLFSVNGDYREARNYYFWMNLRSGIKPNLVSVITLLPISAGLEDEEMTRRIHCYTVKVGLDSHVTICNALVDAYGKCGNVKALWQVFDEIFERNEVSWNAMINGLACKGRCWDALNVFKMMIDAGAKPNSITVSSILPVLVELECFKAGKEIHGFSMRMGTETDIFIANSLIDMYAKSGRSTEASSIFHNMGRRNIVSWNAMIANYALNGLALEAIRFIILMQETGERPNAVTFTNVLPACARLGLLGPGKEIHAMAVRLGPTSDLFVSNALTDMYAKCGCLHSARNVFNTSHKDEVSYNILIIGYSESNDCLESLNLFSEMRLLGKKPDVVSFVGVISACANLAAVKQGKEIHGVALRNLLYSHLFVSNSLLDFYTKCGRIDLACKVFNQILFKDVASWNTMILGYGMIGELETAISMFEAMRNDTVQYDLVSYIAVLSACSHGGLVERGWQYFSEMLAQHLEPTEMHYTCLVDLLGRAGFVEEAAELIQQLPIAPDANIWGALLGACRIYGNVKLGCRAAEHLFELKPQHCGYYILLSNIYAETGRWDEVNRIRELMKSRGAKKNPGCSWVQIYDQLHAFVAEERAEGFESGGWLAESV, from the coding sequence ATGTTACAGTTTTGCATTCGAAGCTCAATCGTCTCACCATTCCcattcatttctcaaatcactCGATTCCAGTACAGACACTTCCATCAACCCATTTTCGTTTCCGCTTTACAATCCCCATTTCCTCTTCCTCGAAGTACAGAGCCAAATTCTTCCATTCACATCAACCTCCTGACCCTGTGCTCTAACGCCCAATCTCTTCCTCAAACCAAACAACTCCACGCCCTTTGCCTTCTCAATGGCTTGCTCCCCCGTAGCGTCTCACTCTGTTCTTCCCTCATCCTCAATTACGCAAAGTTTCAACACCCAGAATCCTTCTGTTCTCTTTTTCATCAAACTGTCCAGAATTGCCGCACTGCATTTCTGTGGAATACCTTGATTCGGGCTCACTCCATTGCTGGGAATGGGACGCGTGATGGGTTCGAGACGTACAACAGAATGGTTCGAGTTGGTGTTCAACTCGATGACCATACGTTTCCTTTTCTTCTCAAGTTGTGTTCTGATTCGTTTGATATTTGGAAAGGTATGGAGGTCCATGGGGTTGTGTTTAAGTTGGGTTTTGACACTGATGTCTATGTTGGCAATACGCTGTTGATGTTGTATGGGAATTGCCGGTTCTTAAATGATGCGCGAAGGGTGTTCGATGAAATGCCGGAGAGAGATGTCGTCTCATGGAATACGATTATTGGGCTCTTTTCGGTTAATGGGGATTATAGGGAGGCGCGTAACTATTACTTTTGGATGAATTTGAGGTCTGGGATTAAACCAAATTTGGTTAGTGTCATTACTCTGTTACCGATTTCTGCTGGCCTTGAAGATGAGGAGATGACAAGACGAATTCATTGTTACACTGTGAAAGTTGGTTTGGATTCTCATGTCACTATTTGCAATGCACTTGTGGATGCATATGGGAAATGTGGGAATGTGAAAGCTTTATGGCAAGTTTTCGATGAGATATTTGAGAGGAATGAAGTTTCATGGAATGCAATGATCAATGGTCTAGCTTGTAAGGGTCGTTGCTGGGATGCCTTGAATGTTTTCAAGATGATGATCGATGCAGGAGCTAAACCAAACTCCATCACCGTTTCGAGCATTCTACCTGTGTTGGTTGAACTGGAATGTTTCAAAGCAGGAAAAGAAATTCATGGGTTCAGTATGAGAATGGGAACAGAAACTGATATTTTCATTGCAAATTCACTGATCGACATGTATGCGAAGTCTGGTCGTTCAACTGAGGCATCTAGCATATTCCACAACATGGGTAGAAGGAACATTGTTTCTTGGAATGCTATGATTGCTAATTATGCTCTTAATGGACTTGCGTTGGAAGCAATAAGATTTATAATTCTAATGCAAGAGACTGGAGAACGTCCCAATGCAGTGACCTTCACTAATGTTCTTCCTGCTTGTGCACGTTTGGGTTTACTTGGTCCTGGTAAAGAAATACATGCCATGGCAGTTCGTTTAGGACCAACATCTGATTTGTTTGTTTCAAATGCTCTGACAGACATGTATGCAAAATGTGGCTGCCTCCATTCTGCTCGCAATGTCTTTAACACCTCTCATAAAGATGAAGTTTCATATAACATATTGATTATAGGATATTCTGAATCTAACGATTGCTTGGAGTCTCTGAATTTGTTCTCAGAAATGAGGCTGCTTGGTAAGAAGCCTGATGTTGTTTCCTTTGTGGGTGTCATATCAGCTTGTGCAAATCTAGCTGCAGTCAAGCAAGGAAAAGAGATTCATGGTGTAGCATTAAGAAATCTTCTTTACTCTCATCTCTTTGTCTCAAATTCCCTTTTGGACTTTTACACAAAATGTGGAAGAATTGATCTTGCTTGTAAGGTCTTCAACCAAATTCTATTCAAAGATGTAGCCTCTTGGAATACTATGATTTTAGGATATGGAATGATAGGAGAGTTGGAAACTGCAATTAGCATGTTTGAAGCCATGAGAAATGATACAGTGCAATATGATTTAGTTTCATATATTGCAGTTCTGTCAGCTTGTAGTCATGGAGGACTAGTTGAACGTGGTTGGCAATACTTCAGTGAGATGCTTGCTCAACATCTTGAACCAACCGAAATGCACTATACATGTTTGGTCGATCTACTCGGCCGTGCTGGTTTCGTAGAAGAGGCAGCAGAGCTTATTCAGCAACTTCCCATAGCACCTGATGCAAATATTTGGGGAGCTTTGCTTGGTGCGTGCCGAATTTATGGAAATGTCAAGCTAGGTTGTAGGGCAGCAGAACATTTATTTGAGCTAAAGCCTCAGCATTGTGGATACTATATTCttctttcaaatatatatgCAGAAACAGGAAGGTGGGATGAGGTAAACAGAATTAGGGAACTGATGAAGTCTAGGGGAGCGAAAAAGAACCCTGGCTGTAGTTGGGTTCAGATTTATGACCAACTGCATGCTTTTGTGGCTGAAGAGAGAGCAGAGGGATTTGAATCAGGTGGTTGGCTGGCAGAATCCGTTTGA